A stretch of the Nerophis ophidion isolate RoL-2023_Sa linkage group LG29, RoL_Noph_v1.0, whole genome shotgun sequence genome encodes the following:
- the cops6 gene encoding COP9 signalosome complex subunit 6: MASGMTGSVSVALHPLVILNISDHWIRIRSQEGRPMQVIGALIGKQEGRNIEVMNSFELLSHTTDDKVHIDKEYYYIKEEQFKQVFKEMEFLGWYTTGGPPDQSDIHIHKQVCEIIESPLFLKLNPLTKHTDLPVSVFESVIDIISGEATMLFAELNYTLATEEAERIGVDHVARMTATGTGENSTVAEHLIVQHSAIKMLHSRVKIILEYVKAAEAGEVPFNHEILREANALCHRLPVLSTIKFKTDFYDQCNDVGLMAYLGTITKTCNSMNQFINKFNVLYDRQGIGRRMRGLFF; the protein is encoded by the exons ATGGCTTCCGGGATGACCGGCAGCGTCTCGGTGGCTTTGCATCCTCTTGTCATTCTCAACATATCCGACCACTGGATACGGATCCGTTCACAAGAGGGCCGACCCATgcaag TCATCGGCGCGCTCATCGGGAAGCAAGAAGGCCGGAACATCGAGGTGATGAACTCCTTCGAGCTGCTTTCTCACACCACGGACGACAAAGTGCACATTGACAAGGAGTACTACTACATCAAGGAGGAGCAAT TCAAACAGGTGTTCAAAGAAATGGAGTTCCTGGGCTGGTACACCACCGGCGGCCCCCCGGACCAGTCTGATATACATATTCACAAGCAG GTGTGTGAAATCATCGAGAGTCCGCTCTTCCTCAAGCTCAACCCCCTGACCAAACACACTGAT CTGCCAGTCAGCGTGTTCGAGTCCGTCATCGACATCATCAGCGGCGAG GCCACCATGCTGTTCGCCGAGCTGAACTACACCCTCGCCACGGAGGAGGCCGAGAGGATTGGCGTGGACCACGTGGCCCGCATGACGGCCACCGGCACCGGAGAGAACTCCACAG TCGCCGAGCACCTGATAGTCCAGCACAGCGCCATCAAAATGCTGCACAGTCGCGTGAAGATCATCCTGGAGTACGTCAAAGCCGCGGAAGCAG GTGAAGTTCCGTTCAACCACGAGATCTTGCGAGAAGCCAACGCCCTGTGCCACCGACTGCCGGTCCTCAGCACCATCAAGTTCAAAACAGACTTCTACGAC CAATGCAACGACGTGGGCCTCATGGCCTACCTGGGCACCATCACCAAGACCTGCAACAGCATGAACCAGTTCATCAACAAGTTCAACGTCCTCTACGACCGCCAGGGCATCGGACGCCGGATGAGAGGACTCTTTTTCTGA